From the genome of Bacteroidetes bacterium SB0662_bin_6, one region includes:
- a CDS encoding site-specific DNA-methyltransferase has product MEMTSRLLCGSAQSMDKVPDASVDLIVTSPPYPMVAMWDDVFVSQDGRIGDRLARGEGRAAFDLMHQLLDTAWEECSRVLKPGGLACINIGDATRTLDGDFQLYSNHSRILGFFLGHGFAALPDILWRKQTNAPNKFMGSGMLPVGAYVTYEHEYILVLRKGRRRRFDKEAEKDRRRESAFFWEERNVWFSDMWFDIKGIDQRLVNTAARERSGAFPFELAYRLICMFSIKGDTVLDPFAGTGTTLVAALASGRNSLGIEIDDTLLPVARTFMEAAPRIAGEYNQRRLVRHQNWVRTRTAEHGPLKYANRHYGFPVMTAQEQHLLLDDITGIGIVPEKEGVTVWAQYGEEARSGAASWLANAAKKPPIRKQNTQVQLQL; this is encoded by the coding sequence ATGGAAATGACTTCGAGGCTGCTATGCGGTTCCGCTCAGTCTATGGACAAAGTTCCGGATGCATCGGTTGACCTGATCGTAACCTCGCCGCCCTATCCGATGGTCGCCATGTGGGACGATGTATTCGTTTCGCAGGATGGCCGTATCGGTGATCGGTTAGCCCGCGGAGAGGGTCGGGCCGCTTTCGACCTCATGCATCAACTCCTTGATACGGCCTGGGAGGAATGCAGCCGGGTCCTGAAACCGGGCGGTCTTGCCTGCATCAATATTGGCGATGCGACCCGAACTCTGGACGGCGATTTTCAGCTGTACTCCAATCACTCCCGAATACTTGGCTTTTTCCTTGGACACGGATTTGCAGCACTGCCCGACATACTCTGGCGCAAGCAAACAAACGCCCCAAACAAGTTCATGGGGTCCGGGATGTTACCCGTAGGGGCGTACGTGACCTACGAACACGAATACATTCTCGTCCTTCGAAAGGGAAGGCGCAGAAGGTTTGATAAAGAGGCAGAGAAAGATCGCCGTCGGGAAAGCGCCTTCTTTTGGGAAGAGCGTAATGTCTGGTTTTCCGATATGTGGTTTGACATAAAGGGGATCGACCAACGTCTCGTCAACACCGCGGCTCGGGAGCGCAGCGGCGCATTCCCGTTCGAGTTGGCCTACCGGCTCATTTGTATGTTTTCCATCAAGGGGGATACGGTGCTGGATCCATTTGCAGGCACCGGGACCACATTGGTTGCGGCGCTGGCTTCAGGAAGAAATTCGCTGGGCATTGAGATCGACGATACATTACTGCCTGTCGCGCGGACTTTCATGGAGGCTGCGCCGCGCATCGCCGGCGAATACAATCAACGCCGGTTGGTCCGGCATCAAAACTGGGTTCGTACGCGCACGGCAGAGCACGGCCCGCTGAAATACGCGAACCGCCATTACGGTTTTCCGGTGATGACCGCACAAGAACAGCACCTGTTACTGGATGACATCACAGGTATAGGGATCGTCCCTGAAAAAGAGGGTGTGACGGTCTGGGCGCAATATGGAGAAGAGGCCCGGTCTGGCGCGGCATCCTGGTTAGCGAACGCAGCGAAAAAGCCGCCTATAAGAAAGCAAAACACCCAGGTTCAGTTACAACTTTAG
- a CDS encoding TfoX/Sxy family protein, translating into MDVENLKNIGPKSAAWLHDIGIHTHADLEAMGAVMAWKILKHQRPGQVTILLLYALDGALSGKHWNALGPERKATLKREADIRLDVAPSKS; encoded by the coding sequence ATGGATGTCGAAAACCTGAAAAACATCGGCCCGAAGAGCGCCGCATGGCTGCACGATATAGGCATCCATACGCACGCCGATCTTGAAGCCATGGGCGCGGTCATGGCCTGGAAAATACTCAAGCACCAAAGACCGGGGCAGGTCACGATCCTGCTGCTTTACGCGCTGGATGGCGCGCTTTCCGGGAAACACTGGAACGCGCTCGGCCCGGAGCGCAAGGCTACCCTCAAACGCGAGGCGGATATCCGGTTGGATGTAGCACCTTCTAAATCCTGA
- a CDS encoding mercuric reductase, with amino-acid sequence MPTDYDLIVIGGGAAGLTASGVGASFGARTLMVEQARLGGDCTWYGCVPSKALLSAAHAAHSARRCGEFGVRTGEVSVDFSEVIAGVHALRDHIYEEADAPEIYENMGIDVKQGTARFTNPGTIEIASDGATERFSARRFIIATGGRAFIPPIEGLREAPFLTNETIFELTEQPRHLIVLGAGPIGTEMAQAFRRLGSDVTVIDREPRILFRDDEELAGMLQARLEEEGIRYVLSANVSSVQERGDGIAVRIDGGGTSGDNPENLVLHGDALLVAAGRKPNVAALNLEAAGVAYDARGIKVDDRCRTSRSGIYAVGDVTGRFAFTHMSEHMAKVATMNALLKAPAKIDAAHLPWTTYADPELAHVGATEDALRAAGKKYETLRFPYDKIDRAITEREDYGMIKVHARPRDGKILGASILGARGGDLICELALAMRRGISLRHISDAIHPYPSYGLGVRRAADQWYIKRYSPALIRVLKRLFGYRGRVLEYGPDQIV; translated from the coding sequence ATGCCCACAGACTATGATCTCATTGTCATTGGAGGCGGCGCAGCCGGCCTCACTGCTTCGGGGGTAGGCGCCAGTTTCGGCGCCCGCACCCTCATGGTGGAGCAGGCCCGACTCGGCGGCGACTGCACCTGGTACGGTTGCGTACCCAGCAAAGCGCTTCTGAGCGCGGCGCATGCGGCGCACAGCGCGCGAAGATGCGGGGAGTTCGGCGTTCGGACGGGCGAGGTGTCGGTGGATTTTTCGGAGGTCATTGCGGGGGTCCACGCGTTGCGTGATCACATTTACGAAGAGGCGGACGCTCCGGAGATTTACGAAAACATGGGGATCGATGTGAAACAGGGAACCGCCCGGTTCACAAACCCCGGGACCATCGAGATCGCTTCGGATGGAGCAACGGAACGGTTCTCCGCGCGCCGGTTCATCATCGCTACGGGAGGCCGGGCCTTTATTCCTCCGATCGAAGGCCTTCGGGAGGCGCCCTTTCTCACAAACGAAACCATCTTTGAACTGACCGAACAGCCCCGGCATCTTATCGTGCTCGGAGCCGGCCCCATCGGCACCGAGATGGCGCAGGCATTCCGGCGCCTTGGCTCCGACGTCACCGTGATTGACCGGGAACCCCGCATTCTCTTTCGGGATGACGAGGAACTCGCGGGCATGCTGCAGGCCCGCCTCGAAGAAGAGGGCATCCGGTACGTGCTGAGCGCGAACGTATCCTCCGTGCAGGAGCGAGGAGACGGCATAGCCGTGCGGATCGATGGCGGTGGAACCTCGGGCGATAATCCCGAAAACCTTGTTCTCCATGGTGATGCGCTTCTTGTGGCCGCCGGACGGAAACCCAATGTCGCAGCGCTCAACCTCGAGGCCGCAGGCGTGGCGTATGACGCCCGAGGTATCAAGGTGGACGACCGGTGCAGGACCTCCCGCTCCGGGATCTACGCCGTCGGGGACGTGACCGGCCGATTCGCCTTTACGCACATGAGCGAGCATATGGCCAAGGTGGCGACGATGAACGCCCTGCTGAAAGCGCCTGCAAAAATCGACGCCGCGCACCTCCCCTGGACCACCTATGCCGACCCCGAACTAGCGCATGTGGGCGCCACGGAAGATGCGCTCCGCGCGGCAGGCAAAAAATACGAGACGCTCCGGTTCCCTTATGACAAGATCGACCGCGCCATCACCGAGCGGGAGGATTACGGCATGATCAAGGTACACGCCCGCCCGCGCGACGGGAAAATACTGGGAGCGTCCATCCTGGGCGCCCGGGGCGGCGACCTGATCTGCGAGTTAGCCCTTGCCATGCGGCGGGGCATCTCCCTGAGGCATATCTCGGACGCCATCCACCCCTACCCTTCCTATGGACTGGGTGTGCGGCGGGCGGCGGACCAGTGGTACATCAAGCGGTACTCGCCGGCGCTCATCCGCGTGTTGAAACGCCTGTTCGGCTATCGGGGCCGGGTGCTCGAGTACGGGCCGGACCAGATCGTCTAG
- a CDS encoding MjaI family restriction endonuclease, whose amino-acid sequence MPTFKIKNAELAEAVSQKQHAFPKYTSQIINLANQNAQGTRPRIVGQMTELFQEFGGKSYEEWEAWYRTQKPEALDNATDRIYEMVEKLRAAMQEIDKSMVREWVEDLVLVKTFIGLCFQEAILARIAERKGVDYRMATPDEESQGIDGFIGTMAVSVKPSTYAVKDMLPEEIQGELILYEKKKSGITVSFDF is encoded by the coding sequence AAGATTAAAAATGCGGAACTTGCCGAGGCTGTATCGCAGAAACAGCATGCTTTTCCTAAGTACACATCCCAGATTATAAACCTGGCCAACCAGAATGCCCAAGGGACACGCCCGCGGATTGTTGGCCAGATGACCGAATTGTTTCAGGAATTTGGCGGGAAAAGCTATGAGGAATGGGAAGCCTGGTACAGAACGCAAAAGCCCGAAGCGCTGGATAATGCGACGGATCGAATCTACGAGATGGTAGAGAAGTTGCGGGCAGCTATGCAGGAGATCGACAAAAGCATGGTGCGTGAATGGGTCGAGGATCTTGTGTTGGTAAAAACCTTTATCGGTCTGTGCTTTCAGGAAGCTATTTTGGCAAGAATTGCAGAACGCAAGGGGGTCGATTACCGGATGGCAACACCCGATGAGGAATCGCAAGGGATCGATGGTTTCATAGGCACGATGGCGGTTTCCGTTAAACCGTCAACCTATGCGGTCAAGGATATGCTGCCTGAAGAGATACAGGGCGAATTGATACTTTATGAAAAGAAAAAGAGTGGAATTACTGTCTCGTTCGATTTTTGA
- the accC gene encoding acetyl-CoA carboxylase biotin carboxylase subunit — MSRKPIRKILVANRGEIAVRVFRTCRELGVSTVAVFSEADRSAFHVRFADEAFLIGPAPAAQSYLDASKIVDAALQCGADAIHPGYGFLSENAAFAETCAEAGVTFIGPPPEAIRNMGDKTKARALMQQAGVPVAPGSPAIAEDSPSDKVTAIAAEIGFPILVKAAAGGGGKGMRVVHSEDDLQRAVAAAQSEARAAFGDGRIFIEKYIEEPRHIEFQVLADAQGHTVHLFERECSIQRRHQKVVEEAPSPVMTPEVRVRMGQAAVDAARACGYVNAGTVEFLVDADLNFYFMEMNTRLQVEHPVTEWITGIDLVAEQIRIAEGESLRVKQDDLHMHGHAIECRVYAEDPENEFLPDPGALVRHAPPSGSGVRVDAGVESGDRVEIHYDPMISKLTTWGRTRPEAIRRMVRALDEYEVTGVRTTIPFCRYVMEHDAYVSGRFDTHFVARHFSDGLPASDKDDLIEAAVLAAALHHIGRSAASGAAGRPGNNENSQGSERSGTAGSRWLDRREYR; from the coding sequence ATGAGCCGCAAACCGATCCGCAAAATTCTGGTCGCCAACCGGGGCGAGATCGCCGTGCGCGTCTTTCGAACGTGCCGGGAACTGGGCGTATCGACCGTGGCCGTTTTCAGCGAGGCGGATCGCAGCGCCTTCCACGTCCGCTTTGCCGACGAAGCTTTCTTGATCGGGCCTGCTCCTGCCGCACAGTCCTATCTTGACGCCTCGAAAATTGTTGATGCGGCCCTTCAGTGTGGCGCCGACGCCATTCATCCCGGATACGGATTCCTTTCGGAGAATGCCGCTTTCGCCGAAACGTGCGCGGAAGCGGGGGTCACGTTTATCGGGCCGCCTCCGGAAGCCATTCGCAATATGGGGGACAAGACGAAGGCGCGGGCCCTGATGCAGCAGGCAGGCGTGCCCGTGGCGCCCGGTTCCCCGGCCATCGCGGAGGACTCGCCCTCTGATAAGGTGACGGCGATTGCCGCAGAAATCGGTTTCCCCATACTGGTCAAGGCTGCTGCGGGCGGGGGCGGCAAGGGAATGCGCGTCGTCCATTCTGAAGACGATCTCCAGCGGGCCGTAGCCGCCGCGCAGAGCGAAGCCCGGGCTGCGTTCGGCGACGGGCGCATTTTCATCGAGAAATACATTGAGGAGCCCCGCCATATCGAGTTTCAGGTGCTGGCGGATGCACAGGGCCATACGGTGCATCTGTTCGAACGGGAATGTTCGATCCAGCGGCGTCATCAGAAGGTGGTCGAGGAAGCGCCTTCTCCCGTAATGACCCCGGAGGTGCGCGTACGCATGGGGCAGGCGGCTGTCGATGCGGCGCGCGCCTGCGGATATGTGAATGCGGGAACGGTCGAGTTTCTGGTGGATGCGGACCTGAACTTTTATTTCATGGAGATGAACACTCGTCTCCAGGTCGAGCATCCGGTGACGGAATGGATCACGGGCATTGATCTCGTAGCCGAACAGATCCGCATCGCAGAGGGAGAATCTCTTCGTGTGAAACAGGACGACCTGCACATGCACGGGCACGCCATCGAATGCCGGGTGTATGCGGAAGACCCGGAAAACGAATTTCTTCCCGATCCGGGCGCACTGGTGCGCCATGCGCCGCCTTCCGGGTCTGGTGTGCGGGTGGACGCGGGCGTGGAGTCGGGCGACCGCGTGGAAATCCACTACGATCCGATGATTTCCAAGCTCACCACATGGGGCAGAACCCGTCCGGAAGCCATCCGGCGCATGGTGCGGGCGCTGGATGAATATGAAGTGACCGGAGTTCGCACCACTATCCCGTTTTGCCGGTATGTCATGGAGCATGACGCCTACGTGTCCGGGCGGTTCGACACGCACTTTGTAGCGCGTCATTTCTCCGACGGACTCCCTGCATCGGATAAGGATGACCTTATCGAAGCGGCAGTGCTGGCGGCGGCGCTGCACCACATCGGACGATCCGCTGCTTCCGGAGCGGCAGGCCGTCCCGGGAATAATGAAAACAGCCAGGGGAGCGAACGATCCGGCACGGCAGGGAGCCGCTGGCTGGATCGCAGGGAATACCGGTAG